The following coding sequences are from one Nilaparvata lugens isolate BPH chromosome 6, ASM1435652v1, whole genome shotgun sequence window:
- the LOC111057205 gene encoding LOW QUALITY PROTEIN: anaphase-promoting complex subunit 2 (The sequence of the model RefSeq protein was modified relative to this genomic sequence to represent the inferred CDS: inserted 1 base in 1 codon) → MRKTIVPKFWNYFEDGINDGSGFETFRNAVEYLYHTAANFTTLLDRIHVMRNHCDMNRLVYGEEGMYDTFKVILRSTLHSQLPLKYQTVIEDFYKVSFKVFCKSEKGSMEKDSNESGELVVSCGGCDSEIDTCRCEKIIEYFHSVNRQLIELELLERLAGDVLTALIHKRIENHVQETCQGSFDKEYIKDLEDWLQNTVMGWLIKIYNQESDTSCNESIQKSIFKFKQKLMHFMYETYTKTRIDQLFNIIIEYPDSDPAIYDLRICLEKTDLRAFLIQKFQRALETRLLHSGVNTPDILTAYIASIKALRQLDSTGVLLETVTQPIRQYLRSRKDTVRCVVTNLTEEGPGDLAEELVRGGEASDPVDDQAAEMEDWQNWKPDPVDSDPMKTPKSGRTSDIISMLVNVYGSKELFVNEYRTLLADRLLSQLFYNTEKEXRYLELLKLRFGDSQLHYCEVMLKDVYDSRRINAHLHSDPNFDHTKQPYTTNALILSAQFWPSFKELNSLELPDLVKERLAVYTKAFETLKGNRTLNWKPHLGSVNLDIELKDRTINLTVSPVHAAIIWHFQTKNQWTIEELSQVLMVPATALRRRIAFWQSQGLLREISTDCFLLVEESGAKSKMASVPEMVCEDEETESVMASAHDQREEELQVFWSYIVGMLTNLDSMPLERIHQMLKMFASQGPSSVECSLQELRLFLDRKVREHKLLFSGGFYRLPKS, encoded by the exons ATGCGCAAAACGATTGTGCCAAAATTCTGGAACTATTTCGAGGATGGAATTAATGATGGAAGTGGCTTTGAAACATTCAGAAATGCGGTCGAATATCTCTACCACACGGCTGCCAATTTTACAACTCTTTTGGATAGGATTCATGTGATGAGAAATCATTGTGATATGAATCGGCTGGTGTATGGTGAGGAAGGAATGTATGACACGTTCAAGGTGATACTTCGATCTACGCTGCATTCTCAGCTGCCTCTCAAGTATCAGACAGTTATTGAGGATTTTTATAAAGTCTCGTTCAAGGTCTTCTGCAAAAGTGAGAAGGGAAGCATGGAGAAAG ATTCGAACGAGTCTGGTGAGCTAGTGGTCAGCTGCGGTGGTTGTGACTCTGAGATAGATACATGTCGCTGCGAGAAAATCATCGAGTATTTCCACAGTGTCAACAG GCAATTAATTGAGCTAGAACTGCTGGAAAGGCTGGCCGGAGACGTTCTGACAGCATTGATCCATAAGCGTATTGAGAATCATGTACAAGAGACGTGTCAAGGCAGCTTTGACAAAGAGTATATCAAAGACTTGGAAGAT TGGTTGCAGAATACAGTGATGGGCTGGCTAATAAAGATATACAACCAAGAATCTGATACCAGTTGTAATGAGTCCATTCAAAAGtcgattttcaaattcaaacagaaattgatgCATTTTATGTATGAAACGTACACCAAAACAAGAATCGACCAGCTATTCAATATCATTATTG AATACCCCGACTCAGACCCGGCCATCTACGATCTGCGAATTTGCCTGGAGAAGACGGATCTGCGCGCATTCCTGATCCAGAAATTCCAGCGCGCTCTGGAGACGCGCCTGCTGCACTCTGGTGTGAACACGCCCGACATTCTCACCGCCTACATCGCCTCCATCAAAGCGCTGCGTCAGCTCGATTCTACCGGCGTGCTGCTGGAGACTGTCACTCAGCCTATCAG ACAATACCTGCGTAGCAGGAAGGACACAGTGCGGTGTGTGGTGACAAATCTTACAGAGGAGGGGCCAGGTGACCTGGCTGAGGAGTTGGTGCGGGGAGGAGAGGCCAGTGACCCCGTCGACGATCAGGCTGCCGAAATGGAGGATTGGCAGAACTGGAAGCCCGACCCTGTCGACAGCGATCCCA TGAAAACGCCGAAAAGTGGGCGAACCTCTGATATTATTTCGATGCTGGTGAACGTGTATGGAAGCAAGGAGCTGTTTGTCAATGAATACCGTACTCTTCTGGCCGATAGACTTCTCTCTCAGCTCTTCTACAACACTGAAAAGG TACGCTATCTGGAGCTACTCAAACTCAG GTTTGGTGACTCACAACTGCATTACTGTGAGGTGATGCTGAAAGATGTGTACGACTCTAGGCGTATCAACGCACATCTGCATAGTGACCCGAATTTTGATCACACCAAACAG CCTTATACTACGAACGCCCTCATACTATCAGCTCAGTTCTGGCCGTCTTTCAAAGAATTGAACTCTTTAGAATTGCCAGACTTGGTAAAAGAGCGGTTGGCTGTTTACACAAAAGCGTTTGAGACGTTGAAG GGCAACCGAACATTGAATTGGAAGCCCCACCTGGGTTCAGTGAACCTGGATATTGAGCTCAAAGACAGAACAATCAATTTGACCGTATCTCCGGTTCATGCCGCCATTATCTGGCATTTCCAGACAAAGA ATCAATGGACCATAGAAGAATTAAGTCAAGTTTTAATGGTACCTGCCACTGCTCTTAGGAGGAGAATCGCATTCTGGCAGTCTCAG ggATTGTTGCGCGAGATCTCGACAGACTGCTTCCTATTGGTCGAGGAGAGTGGAGCCAAGTCCAAAATGGCGTCTGTGCCGGAAATGGTTTGTGAGGACGAGGAGACCGAAAGTGTCATGGCGTCGGCTCACGATCAACGCGAAGAGGAGCTACAG GTGTTCTGGTCGTACATAGTAGGTATGCTGACCAACCTGGACTCCATGCCGCTGGAGAGAATCCACCAGATGTTGAAAATGTTCGCTTCGCAGGGTCCCTCGTCAGTG